In one Parageobacillus genomosp. 1 genomic region, the following are encoded:
- a CDS encoding OsmC family protein — protein MYRNQSQASTLFKVSAKGKWESGVKTNISIRNFPTFSMDEPAELGGVDTAPTPLEYVVAALNGCNGVMIPLVAKELGFTFSGIDFEATGIIDTRGLMGEEGVRTHFQKVRFQVNIQTEESEEKIEQLKNEVERRCPVFNLLHDAGIKVDTKWSKK, from the coding sequence TTGTATCGCAACCAATCTCAAGCTTCTACATTGTTCAAAGTATCCGCTAAAGGTAAATGGGAATCAGGCGTCAAAACCAATATTTCTATACGAAATTTTCCTACTTTTTCTATGGATGAACCAGCAGAATTAGGTGGGGTTGATACAGCACCAACGCCGCTGGAATATGTAGTTGCAGCTCTGAACGGTTGTAATGGAGTGATGATTCCATTAGTTGCGAAAGAATTAGGATTTACTTTCTCGGGAATTGATTTTGAGGCGACAGGCATTATTGATACCCGGGGGCTAATGGGGGAAGAAGGCGTTCGCACGCATTTCCAAAAAGTTCGTTTCCAAGTGAATATACAAACCGAAGAAAGTGAAGAAAAAATTGAGCAACTGAAAAATGAAGTGGAGAGAAGATGTCCTGTGTTCAATCTTTTGCATGATGCTGGGATTAAAGTGGATACAAAATGGAGCAAGAAGTAA
- a CDS encoding S8 family peptidase has product MENTIRLIPFKVEEKLDNVKEIPEGVNMVQAPEIWKEGIKGKDIVIAVIDTGCDRNHPDLKDRIIGGRNFTTDDNGDVDNYSDYNGHGTHVAGTIAATENGQGVVGVAPEAKLLILKVLANDPNNPGSATGKYEWIVNAINYAVDQKVDIISMSLGGPSDVPELHQAVKRAVENNILVVCAAGNEGDGNERTEELSYPAAYNEVISVGAVSLDGQISRFTNSNKEIDVVAPGEKILSTIPGGKFAVFSGTSMATPHVSGALALIKQLSQKEFGRKLTEPELYAQLIKRTMPLGYPKALEGNGLVYLTAPNLLSKHDKRTQVSSI; this is encoded by the coding sequence ATGGAAAATACTATTCGTTTGATCCCGTTTAAGGTGGAAGAAAAGCTTGATAATGTAAAGGAAATCCCTGAAGGCGTCAATATGGTACAAGCACCTGAGATTTGGAAAGAAGGTATAAAAGGCAAAGACATTGTGATTGCTGTCATTGATACTGGATGTGATAGAAACCATCCTGATTTAAAAGATAGAATTATTGGAGGTAGAAACTTCACCACAGATGATAACGGTGATGTGGATAATTATTCAGATTATAACGGTCACGGAACACATGTGGCCGGAACGATCGCCGCAACAGAAAATGGCCAAGGTGTAGTCGGTGTTGCCCCTGAAGCAAAACTATTAATTTTAAAAGTGTTGGCAAATGATCCAAACAATCCGGGGTCAGCAACTGGTAAATATGAATGGATTGTAAATGCCATTAACTACGCTGTAGATCAAAAAGTAGATATTATCTCCATGTCATTAGGTGGTCCTTCCGATGTGCCAGAATTGCATCAAGCTGTTAAAAGAGCCGTTGAAAACAATATTTTAGTGGTATGTGCGGCAGGAAATGAAGGTGACGGAAACGAAAGAACGGAAGAACTTTCTTATCCGGCAGCCTACAATGAAGTTATTTCAGTTGGAGCCGTCAGTCTCGATGGCCAAATATCACGATTTACAAATTCCAATAAGGAAATTGATGTTGTTGCACCGGGGGAAAAAATTCTTTCCACCATTCCAGGCGGAAAATTCGCTGTTTTTAGTGGTACATCGATGGCAACCCCTCATGTTTCGGGGGCTTTGGCTTTAATCAAGCAATTATCCCAAAAAGAATTTGGCCGAAAGCTTACAGAACCTGAACTCTATGCTCAATTAATCAAACGTACAATGCCGCTAGGCTATCCGAAAGCATTGGAAGGAAACGGGCTCGTTTACTTAACGGCACCGAATCTTTTAAGTAAACATGATAAAAGAACACAAGTTTCAAGCATATAA
- a CDS encoding GyrI-like domain-containing protein codes for MKYRVVERDSFQVVGIKREFSLVNGENLVGIPKLWDEVNEDGTVDLLWKLNNGQIKGVLGVCVANSDTQKQVMDYWVATEYDGDTPDGLLKLEVPASKWAVFEVHGPMPEAMQKAWKQIFSEWLPSSGYEHAGTPALEVYTDEDPSSPDFYSEIWIPVN; via the coding sequence ATGAAATACAGAGTTGTGGAAAGAGATAGTTTTCAAGTAGTAGGAATCAAGCGAGAATTTTCATTAGTCAATGGGGAGAATCTTGTGGGTATTCCAAAACTGTGGGATGAAGTGAATGAGGATGGAACAGTCGATTTATTATGGAAGTTGAACAATGGTCAAATTAAAGGTGTACTGGGTGTATGTGTCGCTAATAGCGATACACAGAAGCAAGTAATGGATTATTGGGTAGCCACGGAATATGATGGTGACACACCCGACGGATTATTGAAATTGGAAGTACCTGCATCCAAATGGGCTGTATTTGAAGTTCACGGGCCGATGCCAGAGGCTATGCAGAAAGCATGGAAGCAAATTTTTTCAGAATGGCTTCCATCCAGTGGTTATGAGCATGCAGGCACACCAGCATTAGAAGTATATACAGACGAAGATCCCTCCAGCCCTGATTTTTATTCTGAAATCTGGATACCAGTAAATTGA
- a CDS encoding MerR family transcriptional regulator → KDKKVISIGIVSEITGLSERQIRYYEERKLIFPHRTKKGTRKYSFSDVERLMEIAEKIEEGVQTFEIRKEMLKKEKAVVREKMIRGQLNARFGIPKSS, encoded by the coding sequence CAAAGATAAAAAAGTCATTTCGATTGGTATTGTTAGTGAGATTACAGGATTATCGGAACGGCAAATCCGTTATTATGAGGAACGGAAGTTGATTTTTCCGCATCGTACAAAGAAAGGAACAAGGAAATACTCTTTCAGTGACGTGGAACGATTGATGGAGATCGCTGAAAAGATTGAAGAAGGAGTTCAAACATTTGAAATTAGAAAAGAGATGTTAAAGAAAGAAAAGGCAGTAGTCCGGGAAAAAATGATTCGCGGGCAATTAAATGCAAGATTCGGTATTCCAAAATCATCATAA
- a CDS encoding glycerol-3-phosphate responsive antiterminator: MQSDRLIAAIKSPKYLEMFLETELQVAFLQTGNISVIKRYVDLLKEHQRFVFLHVEKIPGISYDREGLKFLAKFIKPHGIVTTKSSLVQLAKKEGLMTVQRLFLVDTDAVENGIKSIHDVQPDALEIMPGLIPEMIEMVRKQTHVPIITGGLIQHEKHIEAALQSGAVSVSTGRPWLWKKWGSIRREEVHARGEN; this comes from the coding sequence ATGCAAAGCGATCGGCTCATTGCTGCAATTAAAAGCCCAAAGTATCTAGAAATGTTCCTCGAAACCGAATTGCAAGTCGCCTTTTTGCAAACGGGAAACATTAGTGTGATTAAACGATATGTCGATTTATTAAAGGAACATCAACGGTTTGTTTTTCTTCATGTCGAAAAGATTCCAGGAATTAGTTATGACCGGGAGGGGTTGAAGTTTTTGGCAAAATTTATAAAGCCGCATGGGATTGTGACGACCAAAAGCTCTCTCGTTCAATTAGCGAAAAAAGAAGGGTTGATGACCGTTCAGCGCTTGTTTTTAGTGGATACCGATGCGGTGGAAAATGGAATAAAAAGCATTCATGATGTCCAGCCGGATGCATTAGAGATTATGCCCGGGCTGATTCCTGAAATGATTGAGATGGTCCGGAAACAGACGCACGTTCCCATTATTACCGGCGGGCTGATTCAACATGAGAAACATATTGAAGCTGCGCTGCAAAGCGGGGCGGTGTCTGTTTCGACGGGACGCCCATGGTTGTGGAAAAAATGGGGAAGCATAAGGAGGGAAGAGGTGCATGCGCGTGGCGAAAATTGA
- a CDS encoding ABC transporter ATP-binding protein translates to MAKIELVHVCKSYNGKENVIHDLSVSIEPGEFFVLVGPSGCGKSTILRMIAGLETITSGTLLIGGIEANDLPPSERNLSMVFQNYALYPHLTVEQNITFGLHTKKISKQEQKKRCLEAAEMLGLTDFLKHKPRELSGGQRQRVALARAIVTHAPICLMDEPLSNLDAKLRAKMRSEIRQLQRRLGITMVYVTHDQVEAMTMADRMMILHEGRPQQIGAPLDIYNHPANTFVASFIGAPPMNLAEAKVLESLLLFNGGRAIRFHRLLPSSTQQIIVGVRPEHIRLAKSGDDHFVAKVVNVEILGTETLVTFELTKNEHWIARWNGQWNVHAGERVPLTIDETDFLFFHENGQRLNRSMPSYAAGKEERQ, encoded by the coding sequence GTGGCGAAAATTGAATTAGTTCATGTGTGCAAGTCTTACAACGGAAAAGAGAATGTCATTCACGATTTAAGTGTTTCCATTGAACCGGGGGAATTTTTCGTTCTTGTCGGTCCGTCTGGTTGCGGCAAAAGCACGATTTTACGGATGATAGCCGGGTTAGAAACGATTACATCCGGGACTTTGCTCATCGGCGGGATAGAGGCCAATGATCTGCCGCCGAGCGAACGCAATTTGTCGATGGTATTTCAAAACTATGCGCTGTACCCGCATTTAACCGTTGAGCAAAACATTACTTTTGGTCTACATACAAAGAAAATTTCGAAACAAGAACAAAAGAAACGCTGTTTGGAAGCAGCAGAGATGCTTGGTTTGACCGATTTTCTCAAACATAAACCGCGCGAATTATCCGGTGGGCAGCGCCAGCGTGTAGCGCTAGCGAGAGCGATTGTCACTCATGCGCCTATTTGCTTAATGGATGAGCCTTTATCGAATTTAGATGCAAAATTACGGGCAAAAATGCGTTCCGAAATTCGCCAGCTGCAAAGACGACTAGGGATCACCATGGTTTATGTGACGCATGATCAAGTAGAAGCGATGACGATGGCGGATCGAATGATGATTTTACACGAAGGGCGGCCGCAGCAAATCGGGGCTCCGCTTGACATTTATAACCATCCTGCCAATACATTTGTTGCTTCTTTCATCGGCGCGCCGCCAATGAATTTGGCGGAAGCAAAGGTGCTGGAAAGTTTGTTGCTTTTTAACGGTGGACGGGCGATCCGGTTTCATCGCCTTTTGCCTTCTTCCACACAACAAATCATTGTTGGCGTCCGTCCGGAACATATCCGCCTTGCCAAGTCAGGCGATGACCATTTTGTAGCGAAAGTCGTCAATGTGGAAATTTTAGGTACGGAAACGCTCGTCACATTTGAACTAACGAAAAACGAGCATTGGATTGCGCGATGGAACGGGCAATGGAACGTTCATGCCGGTGAACGAGTGCCTTTAACCATTGATGAAACAGATTTCCTTTTCTTTCATGAAAATGGCCAGCGGTTGAATCGCTCGATGCCTTCTTATGCGGCCGGCAAGGAGGAACGCCAATGA
- a CDS encoding carbohydrate ABC transporter permease has product MNTSLSMKSSPSVPIRRKRAIRATLEGIVYLLPSLILFSIFLFYPMLRTMYLSLYVTDHQGNPVQFVGIENFVYLLKDVNFLQSAKATLLFVCYTVPASVFLALCLALMANEKLKGIGLFRTFFSSTMGMSVAASSVIWMFMYNPSIGVINKMLSLFGISDVQWLLDPKLALISVAISTIWMNTGFTFLILLGGLQNIDPTLYESARIAGVSYWYQLRKVTLPLLSPTLFFVTTVSLIHSFQTFGQIDMLTKGGPMDATNVIVYSIYKDAFINYNFGSASAQAVLLFFAVLVVTFLQFKFGERKVHYQ; this is encoded by the coding sequence ATGAATACATCGCTTTCCATGAAATCATCTCCATCTGTTCCGATTCGCCGCAAACGAGCGATACGGGCAACGTTGGAAGGAATAGTGTACTTGCTTCCATCGCTTATTTTGTTTTCTATTTTTCTTTTTTACCCGATGCTGCGAACCATGTATTTAAGTCTCTATGTAACAGATCATCAAGGAAATCCTGTTCAATTTGTCGGGATCGAGAATTTTGTTTATTTGTTAAAAGATGTTAACTTTCTGCAAAGCGCAAAAGCGACATTGTTATTCGTTTGCTACACCGTTCCGGCCAGTGTTTTTCTAGCGTTATGTTTAGCGCTCATGGCCAATGAAAAGCTGAAAGGAATCGGTTTGTTCCGCACGTTTTTTTCTTCGACAATGGGCATGAGTGTAGCGGCCTCTTCTGTCATTTGGATGTTTATGTACAATCCTTCCATCGGGGTTATCAATAAAATGCTATCTTTATTTGGAATTTCCGACGTTCAGTGGCTGCTTGACCCGAAATTAGCGCTCATTTCTGTCGCCATTTCAACGATTTGGATGAATACAGGTTTTACCTTTCTGATTTTGCTCGGAGGATTGCAAAATATCGACCCGACTTTATATGAAAGTGCGCGCATTGCGGGGGTGAGCTACTGGTATCAACTGCGCAAAGTGACATTGCCTTTATTGTCGCCAACGCTCTTTTTTGTGACGACGGTTTCGCTCATTCATTCGTTCCAAACGTTTGGCCAAATCGATATGTTAACGAAGGGCGGACCGATGGACGCAACGAATGTCATTGTTTACTCCATTTACAAAGATGCTTTTATTAATTACAACTTCGGTTCGGCTAGTGCCCAAGCGGTCCTTCTCTTTTTCGCGGTTTTAGTGGTTACCTTTTTGCAATTTAAATTCGGGGAGAGGAAGGTTCATTATCAATGA
- a CDS encoding carbohydrate ABC transporter permease yields MNVLRTFLLYALLIICSVVVLFPIVYAFLISFMDGAEVLQGHIWPQKFTMANYVAAFQKVPLLEYLLNSFIVSLIVMSGQLIVSSLAAFAFVFLNFKGRDVLFFLCIATMLIPWEATMIPNFLTVQKLGWLNSYLGLTVPFFALAFGIFLLRQHFKTIPLELYEAAQVSGVGRFRFFWNIVLPLSKTSLVTLGVYSFLTTWNMYLWPLLVTNNDHVRTVQIGLKQMQSQEISTEWGVVMAAVVVVILPTLLLLFVGQKHLQKGLMQGAIK; encoded by the coding sequence ATGAACGTGTTACGAACGTTTCTGTTGTATGCCCTTCTCATCATTTGTTCTGTTGTCGTGCTGTTTCCGATTGTTTACGCGTTTCTCATCAGTTTTATGGACGGAGCGGAAGTGCTGCAGGGGCATATATGGCCGCAGAAGTTTACGATGGCTAACTATGTTGCGGCGTTTCAGAAAGTTCCGTTGCTAGAGTATTTGTTAAACAGCTTTATTGTTTCGTTGATTGTTATGTCCGGACAGTTGATCGTGTCAAGCTTAGCGGCATTTGCTTTCGTGTTTTTAAACTTCAAAGGGAGAGATGTTCTCTTTTTTCTATGTATCGCAACGATGCTGATCCCTTGGGAGGCAACGATGATTCCGAATTTTTTGACCGTTCAAAAACTTGGCTGGCTGAATAGCTATTTAGGATTGACAGTTCCATTTTTTGCTTTAGCTTTCGGCATATTTCTTTTGCGCCAGCACTTTAAGACGATTCCACTGGAATTATATGAGGCGGCGCAAGTATCAGGGGTTGGCCGCTTTCGCTTCTTTTGGAATATTGTTCTTCCGTTATCGAAAACGAGCTTAGTTACATTAGGAGTTTATAGCTTTTTAACGACTTGGAATATGTATTTATGGCCTTTGCTCGTTACCAATAATGACCATGTTCGCACCGTCCAAATCGGATTAAAGCAAATGCAATCGCAAGAAATTTCGACAGAATGGGGGGTGGTGATGGCGGCAGTTGTCGTGGTCATTTTGCCAACATTATTGCTGTTGTTTGTCGGGCAAAAGCATCTTCAAAAAGGACTTATGCAGGGAGCCATTAAATAA
- a CDS encoding ABC transporter substrate-binding protein has protein sequence MKKGIFILFAFILMTLTACSSQNNEATAAPSENKGGKTEVIFWHAMSGDLETVLKEIVEEFNQSHPSIEVKPIFQGTYEEALTKFNTVAGTKDAPTIMQTFEVGTKYMIDSGKIQPVQKFIDEENYDTSQWEKNIVNYYTVDGKIYSMPFNSSTPVLIYNKDAFKEAGLDPEKPPMTYSELKEAAKKLTKKQGGQTTQYGFSILNYGWFFEEMLAVQGGLYVNNENGRKGNATKAVFNSEEGLRVFDLIRDMYKEGTFYNVGQNWDDMRAAFQSKKIAMYLDSSAGVKTIIDNAPFEVGVSYLPVPDRVERQGVIIGGASLWMSKDISEKQQKAAWEFMKYLATPEVQAKWHVKTGYFAINPAAYDEEIVKAEWEKYPQLKVTVDQLKQTKPIPATQGALISVFPESRQKVVKAMESLYQGADPKEALDRAAEETDRALEVANKK, from the coding sequence ATGAAAAAAGGAATTTTCATTTTGTTCGCGTTCATTTTAATGACACTGACCGCTTGTTCAAGCCAAAACAACGAAGCAACAGCCGCTCCATCTGAAAACAAAGGCGGGAAAACAGAGGTCATTTTTTGGCATGCGATGAGCGGCGATTTAGAAACGGTATTAAAAGAGATTGTGGAGGAATTTAATCAGTCCCATCCTTCTATTGAGGTAAAGCCGATTTTTCAAGGCACATACGAAGAAGCGTTGACGAAATTCAATACAGTGGCTGGAACGAAAGACGCGCCAACGATTATGCAAACATTTGAAGTTGGAACAAAGTATATGATTGATAGCGGCAAAATTCAGCCTGTACAAAAATTTATTGATGAAGAAAATTATGATACATCGCAATGGGAAAAAAATATCGTCAATTATTATACGGTGGATGGAAAAATCTACTCCATGCCGTTCAACTCCTCCACGCCTGTGTTGATTTATAACAAAGATGCGTTCAAAGAAGCAGGATTGGACCCTGAAAAGCCGCCGATGACGTATAGCGAGTTAAAAGAAGCGGCAAAAAAATTGACAAAAAAACAAGGGGGACAAACGACTCAATATGGTTTTTCCATTTTAAATTACGGCTGGTTTTTTGAAGAAATGCTTGCGGTGCAAGGCGGGCTGTACGTCAATAATGAAAATGGCCGCAAGGGGAACGCCACGAAAGCGGTTTTTAATAGTGAAGAAGGATTGCGTGTATTTGATTTGATTCGTGACATGTATAAAGAAGGAACGTTCTACAACGTAGGACAAAACTGGGATGATATGCGCGCGGCGTTTCAATCGAAAAAAATCGCGATGTATTTAGACTCTTCTGCAGGGGTGAAAACGATTATCGACAATGCGCCGTTTGAGGTAGGAGTTTCTTACTTGCCAGTTCCAGATCGTGTAGAGCGCCAAGGAGTGATCATTGGCGGAGCGTCGCTATGGATGAGCAAAGATATTAGTGAAAAACAGCAAAAAGCGGCATGGGAGTTCATGAAATATTTAGCAACACCTGAAGTCCAAGCGAAATGGCATGTGAAAACAGGATATTTTGCGATTAATCCAGCCGCTTATGACGAAGAGATCGTGAAAGCGGAGTGGGAAAAATACCCTCAATTGAAAGTAACCGTCGATCAATTGAAACAAACAAAACCAATACCTGCGACACAAGGAGCGCTCATCTCTGTTTTTCCGGAATCCCGTCAAAAAGTAGTAAAAGCAATGGAAAGCTTATACCAAGGCGCTGATCCGAAAGAAGCGCTGGATCGTGCAGCAGAGGAAACGGACCGGGCTCTTGAAGTAGCGAATAAGAAATAA
- a CDS encoding glycerophosphodiester phosphodiesterase: MEVYAHRGFSGKYPENTMLAFQKAYDVGADGIELDVQMTKDGEIVVIHDERVDRTTDGIGYVKDFLYKQLRLLDAGSWFHDHFARQRIPALMEVLEWVQDLDRKIMINIELKNDAIDYPHLEEKVLKMIGQLQLENQVILSSFNIFSMLKARQLHPTIEIGTLFEGVNESAVPRAKVVNAQAIHGDLPFVLSSEGKKAVDQGMKLRVYTVNDAKVVPMLRNAGVSALMTDFPNEILTEKCQS; this comes from the coding sequence ATGGAAGTTTATGCCCATCGGGGATTTAGCGGGAAATATCCCGAAAACACCATGCTGGCGTTTCAAAAAGCGTACGATGTGGGTGCTGACGGGATTGAATTAGATGTACAAATGACAAAAGATGGGGAAATTGTCGTCATTCATGATGAACGAGTCGACCGAACAACGGATGGGATTGGTTATGTAAAGGACTTTCTTTATAAACAGCTTCGTTTGCTTGATGCGGGAAGCTGGTTTCATGACCATTTTGCCCGCCAACGCATTCCCGCCTTGATGGAGGTGCTGGAGTGGGTTCAAGATTTAGATAGAAAAATAATGATTAATATTGAGCTAAAAAATGACGCAATCGATTATCCGCATTTAGAAGAAAAGGTGCTCAAAATGATTGGACAACTTCAGTTGGAAAACCAGGTTATATTATCTTCTTTTAACATATTTAGCATGCTAAAGGCACGGCAGCTTCACCCGACCATTGAAATTGGCACATTGTTTGAAGGAGTGAATGAAAGCGCAGTTCCAAGGGCAAAAGTAGTGAATGCCCAAGCGATACATGGGGATTTGCCGTTTGTTTTATCTTCAGAAGGAAAAAAAGCGGTGGACCAAGGGATGAAATTGCGCGTTTATACGGTGAATGATGCAAAGGTAGTACCGATGTTGCGGAATGCGGGAGTATCGGCGCTGATGACAGATTTTCCGAATGAAATTTTGACGGAGAAGTGTCAGTCTTAA
- a CDS encoding APC family permease, with amino-acid sequence MEQAELRKSIGFIVATSLVIGTVIGSGIFMKPGVVIAAAGDSTMALWAWVIGGIITLASGLTIAEVSVKIPKTGGLYAYVEEVYGKFWGFLCGWVQTIIYGPAVIGALGLYFGSLFAGVFSFSKQTETWIGILAVLFLALINILGTQYGGTVQSLLTLAKLLPIFLIIVFGMVQGDAPVFGMESESSQAISMGAAVLATLWAYDGWMNVGFVAGEMKNPAKTLPKAIITGIVIVTLCYLAVNVAILHVLPASKIVELGPNAAKEVATLLFGDVGGKMIAIGILISIFGCLNGKILTFPRMPFAMAENGLFPGARFLSRVHPTFHTPVQATVLQVAIAVVMMLMTSPDRLTDIAIFSVFSFYSLAFYAVFLLRKNQKSDHSLYKVPLYPVTPIVAIAGALYIIGSTVIHQPLDAFLSVLITLSGIPIYWNLTTKQKDKIAKKAG; translated from the coding sequence ATGGAGCAAGCTGAATTAAGAAAAAGCATTGGCTTTATCGTTGCAACATCTTTAGTCATCGGCACGGTGATCGGTTCCGGCATTTTCATGAAACCAGGCGTGGTCATCGCCGCCGCTGGTGATTCGACAATGGCCCTATGGGCATGGGTCATCGGTGGCATCATTACATTAGCGAGCGGTTTAACGATCGCGGAAGTGAGCGTAAAAATCCCGAAAACCGGAGGACTGTATGCTTATGTAGAAGAGGTGTACGGAAAGTTTTGGGGCTTTTTATGCGGATGGGTGCAAACGATCATCTACGGCCCAGCAGTGATCGGAGCGCTCGGATTATATTTCGGTTCGTTATTTGCAGGGGTGTTCAGTTTTTCCAAACAGACGGAAACATGGATCGGAATTTTGGCTGTTCTTTTTCTTGCGCTCATTAACATACTTGGAACACAATATGGCGGAACAGTTCAAAGCTTGTTAACATTAGCAAAACTGCTTCCAATCTTCCTTATTATCGTGTTTGGAATGGTTCAAGGAGATGCGCCTGTGTTCGGAATGGAAAGCGAAAGCAGCCAAGCCATCAGCATGGGTGCGGCTGTGTTAGCGACGCTTTGGGCGTACGACGGCTGGATGAACGTCGGGTTTGTGGCAGGCGAAATGAAAAATCCAGCAAAAACGTTGCCAAAAGCCATTATTACTGGAATTGTCATTGTCACGCTTTGCTACTTAGCCGTTAATGTCGCAATCCTTCACGTACTTCCTGCCAGTAAAATTGTCGAGCTTGGCCCGAACGCCGCAAAAGAAGTCGCGACGTTACTATTTGGCGATGTAGGCGGAAAAATGATTGCGATCGGCATTTTAATTTCCATTTTCGGTTGTTTAAATGGAAAGATTTTAACATTCCCACGCATGCCGTTTGCCATGGCAGAAAACGGACTGTTCCCTGGCGCTCGTTTCTTATCACGCGTTCACCCAACGTTTCACACTCCTGTTCAAGCAACCGTTTTACAAGTAGCGATCGCTGTGGTGATGATGTTAATGACCAGCCCAGATCGCTTGACCGATATCGCCATTTTTAGTGTTTTCTCCTTTTACAGCTTAGCGTTTTATGCTGTATTTTTGCTTCGGAAAAATCAGAAATCTGATCATTCGTTATATAAAGTGCCTTTATATCCTGTAACGCCTATTGTCGCGATTGCAGGAGCGCTTTACATTATTGGAAGCACCGTCATCCATCAGCCGCTCGATGCTTTTCTTTCTGTGTTAATCACATTATCCGGAATACCTATTTATTGGAATCTTACAACCAAACAAAAAGATAAAATAGCAAAAAAAGCAGGTTAA